The following are encoded in a window of Gasterosteus aculeatus chromosome 5, fGasAcu3.hap1.1, whole genome shotgun sequence genomic DNA:
- the LOC120819068 gene encoding ataxin-2-like protein isoform X1, with translation MLKQQPGSGGRKASNGTSGPVGMSPPVSGINSGNRAPAGRNRTSVKPTFQSPPVFEGVYNNARMLHFLTAVVGSTCDIRVKNGSVFEGIFKTLSSRCELAVDAVHRRSEEESSTSLLPRREDITDTMIFNPSDIVTMICKDVDLNFATKDTFTDTAISSTRVNGEHKEKVLQRWEGGDSNGESYDLENDASNGWDANEMFRFNEVKYGVTSTYDASLSMYTVPLEKGNTDTFRQREARAARLANEIEASPQYRHRVGLENDEGKSEEDKYSAVVRDGNDRERGRESPRDREQRERGRDSPGANTRDGKYIPLPQRQREMNRERAERGPGGPPPHNRLSGGYRSNPASSSSSSPRAPLPSAAGPQSGASPSERNSPLSGRGGAYPPHHPQGSPSPNSGPAGPYAPAPQGGPAASASAAPSPSSPPAPHGHGVPHSHSLSDTGRPVNGVSMRTSPKAQRPPQSGRTVRTSNSHAQSTAARSPKSGSSQDTPYLDTSSVSMPPMKTSGPAPLFPVDVNEILGAAAKERAAESLNSTEDGKNTKAPSVQQRSQIEELRKFGKEFRLQPSGGSGSSPSSPAAATPPAVCDVATPGGAQPSPSDAHPASEPKTQTPTHSPSQHPPQPSPGAAVDAATTPGATTSASPTPASDRHSPANPRPARTPGSEEARSELPERTEGVPDQVKKSTLNPNAKEFNPIKPLMPMAKPNTAPTPPRPTPPSPVVLQHPGGQGQLYNAPYLSYIHSVQPPQMYQYTMSAVSQGKFPRTKGPVVAQRSDHGSAGQPMLQAAASATGAQMVASPYPQSYLQYNPQQYSQQQVIQAMAPYPGQLFSPPLQPMYSMLQGGARMISQGGGPHPQAMGPPGGPQFSTQGDGSQGPQQGIYAPQSFAHHAGQVHQPQPSSTPTGNQQPPQHAAPSPGQNAQSGPQPQSMYHSGPLSAPTPPNMPQGHTSPQGSFPIQGYSIHSHQGIPQTYPLGQITQAHVQGAMQGPHHSGSHGQPQLVMLQPPPQQGPGSVPQHPQHGPQQGAHQHFYIGHPQGMNPNIPAACWMLAQTERDS, from the exons GAATCGGACTTCTGTAAAGCCAACATTCCAGTCCCCTCCT GTGTTCGAGGGTGTGTACAACAATGCCAGAATGCTTCACTTCCTCACCGCTGTTGTC GGTTCCACCTGTGACATAAGAGTGAAGAACGGCAGTGTATTTGAAGGCATATTCAAGACACTCAGTTCTCGG TGCGAGTTGGCTGTGGACGCTGTGCACAGACGCAGCGAAGAGGAGAGCTCAACATCACTTCTGCCACGGAGAGAGGATATCACTGACACCATGATCTTCAACCCCTCAGACATTGTGACTATGATCTGCAAAGATGTTGACCTCAACTTTGCTACCAAAg aCACCTTCACGGACACAGCCATCAGCTCCACTCGCGTCAATGGTGAACACAAGGAGAAGGTTTTGCAGAGATGGGAGGGAGGAGACAGCAATGGAGAGAGTTACGATCTGGAAAACGATGCA TCCAATGGCTGGGATGCCAATGAGATGTTCCGTTTCAATGAAGTCAAATATGGAGTCACGTCAACATATGATGCCAGCCTTTCCATGTATAC TGTGCCACTGGAGAAGGGCAACACCGACACGTTTCGTCAGAGGGAGGCGCGCGCCGCTCGCCTGGCCAACGAGATCGAGGCCAGCCCCCAGTATCGCCATCGCGTCGGCCTTGAAAATGATGAGGGCAAAAGCGAGGAGGACAAATACAGTGCCGTGGTGCGCGACGGCAACGACCGCGAGAGGGGTCGGGAGAGCCCCCGCGACCGAGAGCAGCGCGAAAGGGGCCGAGACAGCCCCGGGGCCAACaccag GGATGGCAAATACATTCCATTACCTCAGCGACAGAGAGAGATGAACCGGGAGCGAGCCGAGCGAGGTCCCGGCGGGCCCCCGCCCCACAACCGTCTAAGCGGGGGTTATCGGTCCAACCCtgcgtcgtcctcctcctcctcccccagagCCCCACTGCCCTCCGCTGCTGGACCGCAGTCCGGCGCCTCCCCGTCAGAGAGAAACAGCCCCCTGTCGGGCCGAGGTGGAGCCTACCCGCCCCACCACCCCCAGGGGAGCCCGAGCCCCAACTCCGGCCCCGCCGGCCCGTACGCGCCGGCCCCTCAAGGAGGACCAGCGGCCTCGGCTTCCGCCGCTCCGTCGCCATCCAGCCCCCCTGCTCCCCACGGACACGGGGTCCCTCATTCCCACTCGCTGTCTGACACCGGGCGGCCCGTCAATGGAG tCTCTATGAGAACTTCTCCTAAAGCCCAAAGACCTCCACAGTCGGGCAGAACAGTCCGTACTTCGAACTCTCATGCTCAGTCCACAG CTGCTCGTTCTCCTAAATCAGGTTCTTCCCAGGACACGCCTTATTTGGACACCTCGTCCGTCTCTATGCCTCCCATGAAGACGTCTGGCCCCGCCCCTCTCTTCCCTGTCGATG TGAATGAGATTCTTGGTGCAGCTGCAAAGGAACGCGCCGCAGAGAGTCTGAACAGCACCGAGGACGGCAAGAACACTAAAG ccCCCTCTGTTCAGCAAAGGTCGCAGATTGAGGAGCTGCGTAAATTTGGCAAGGAATTCAGG CTCCAGCCGAGTGGAGGCAGCGGCAGTTCGCCCAGCTCCCCGGCGGCAGCGACTCCGCCTGCCGTCTGTGACGTCGCTACACCCGGCGGCGCCCAGCCCTCGCCATCGGACGCCCACCCCGCCTCGGAGCCCAAAACCCAGACTCCGACTCACAGTCCTTCCCAGCACCCACCTCAACCTTCCCCGGGCGCCGCCGTGGACGCCGCAACGACACCCGGCGCCACGACAAGCGCCAGCCCGACACCCGCTTCAGACAGGCACTCGCCAGCCAACCCGCGGCCAGCCAGGACCCCGGGCAGCGAGGAGGCCAGGTCCGAGTTACCGGAGCGGACGGAGGGCGTGCCGGA CCAAGTGAAGAAATCGACCTTAAACCCCAACGCTAAAGAGTTCAACCCCATTAAACCTCTAATGCCGATG GCGAAGCCCAACACTGCGCCAACCCCCCCTCGGCCAACTCCTCCCAGCCCGGTGGTCCTTCAGCACCCAGGCGGACAGGGACAACTGTACAACGCCCCCTACCTCTCCTACATCCACTCTGTGCAG CCCCCACAAATGTACCAGTACACCATGTCTGCTGTCAGCCAGGGAAAATTCCCCAGGACCAAAG gaccCGTCGTGGCGCAGCGCTCTGATCACGGCTCTGCAGGACAGCCCAtgctgcaggctgcagcgtcAGCGACTGGGGCCCAGATGGTAGCGTCGCCCTACCCTCAGTCCTACCTTCAGTACAACCCACAGCAGTACAGCCAGCAGCAGGTCATCCAGGCCATGGCGCCGTACCCCGGACAG ctcttttctccccctcttcagCCGATGTACTCCATGCTGCAAGGTGGAGCGAGGATGATCAGTCAAGGTGGGGGTCCCCACCCGCAAGCCATGGGTCCACCCGGAGGCCCCCAGTTCTCTACGCAGGGAGACGGATCTCAGGGACCGCAGCAGGGAATCTACG CTCCACAGTCCTTCGCCCACCACGCGGGACAAGTCCATCAGCCGCAGCCCTCCAGCACCCCGACAGGCAACCAGCAGCCTCCCCAGCACGCTGCGCCTAGTCCTGGTCAG aaTGCCCAGTCAGGCCCACAGCCCCAGTCCATGTACCACTCCGGTCCCCTTTCAGCACCTACCCCACCCAACATGCCGCAGGGCCACACGTCTCCACAAGGCTCTTTCCCCATTCAGGGCTACAGCATCCACAGCCACCAGGGAATCCCACAGACGTACCCCCTCGGACAGATAACGCAG gcccacGTACAGGGAGCCATGCAGGGCCCCCACCACTCGGGGAGCCACGGTCAGCCCCAGTTGGTGATGTTGCAGCCGCCTCCTCAGCAGGGCCCCGGCTCGGTGCCCCAGCATCCCCAGCATGGGCCGCAGCAAGGAGCGCACCAACACTTCTACATCGGACACCCGCAAG GAATGAACCCCAACATCCCGGCCGCCTGCTGGATGTTGGCCCAGACTGAACGCGACTCGTGA
- the LOC120819068 gene encoding ataxin-2-like protein isoform X6, whose translation MLKQQPGSGGRKASNGTSGPVGMSPPVSGINSGNRAPAGRNRTSVKPTFQSPPVFEGVYNNARMLHFLTAVVGSTCDIRVKNGSVFEGIFKTLSSRCELAVDAVHRRSEEESSTSLLPRREDITDTMIFNPSDIVTMICKDVDLNFATKDTFTDTAISSTRVNGEHKEKVLQRWEGGDSNGESYDLENDASNGWDANEMFRFNEVKYGVTSTYDASLSMYTVPLEKGNTDTFRQREARAARLANEIEASPQYRHRVGLENDEGKSEEDKYSAVVRDGNDRERGRESPRDREQRERGRDSPGANTRDGKYIPLPQRQREMNRERAERGPGGPPPHNRLSGGYRSNPASSSSSSPRAPLPSAAGPQSGASPSERNSPLSGRGGAYPPHHPQGSPSPNSGPAGPYAPAPQGGPAASASAAPSPSSPPAPHGHGVPHSHSLSDTGRPVNGVSMRTSPKAQRPPQSGRTVRTSNSHAQSTAARSPKSGSSQDTPYLDTSSVSMPPMKTSGPAPLFPVDVNEILGAAAKERAAESLNSTEDGKNTKAPSVQQRSQIEELRKFGKEFRLQPSGGSGSSPSSPAAATPPAVCDVATPGGAQPSPSDAHPASEPKTQTPTHSPSQHPPQPSPGAAVDAATTPGATTSASPTPASDRHSPANPRPARTPGSEEARSELPERTEGVPDQVKKSTLNPNAKEFNPIKPLMPMAKPNTAPTPPRPTPPSPVVLQHPGGQGQLYNAPYLSYIHSVQPPQMYQYTMSAVSQGKFPRTKGPVVAQRSDHGSAGQPMLQAAASATGAQMVASPYPQSYLQYNPQQYSQQQVIQAMAPYPGQPMYSMLQGGARMISQGGGPHPQAMGPPGGPQFSTQGDGSQGPQQGIYAPQSFAHHAGQVHQPQPSSTPTGNQQPPQHAAPSPGQNAQSGPQPQSMYHSGPLSAPTPPNMPQGHTSPQGSFPIQGYSIHSHQGIPQTYPLGQITQAHVQGAMQGPHHSGSHGQPQLVMLQPPPQQGPGSVPQHPQHGPQQGAHQHFYIGHPQAFISENTWRR comes from the exons GAATCGGACTTCTGTAAAGCCAACATTCCAGTCCCCTCCT GTGTTCGAGGGTGTGTACAACAATGCCAGAATGCTTCACTTCCTCACCGCTGTTGTC GGTTCCACCTGTGACATAAGAGTGAAGAACGGCAGTGTATTTGAAGGCATATTCAAGACACTCAGTTCTCGG TGCGAGTTGGCTGTGGACGCTGTGCACAGACGCAGCGAAGAGGAGAGCTCAACATCACTTCTGCCACGGAGAGAGGATATCACTGACACCATGATCTTCAACCCCTCAGACATTGTGACTATGATCTGCAAAGATGTTGACCTCAACTTTGCTACCAAAg aCACCTTCACGGACACAGCCATCAGCTCCACTCGCGTCAATGGTGAACACAAGGAGAAGGTTTTGCAGAGATGGGAGGGAGGAGACAGCAATGGAGAGAGTTACGATCTGGAAAACGATGCA TCCAATGGCTGGGATGCCAATGAGATGTTCCGTTTCAATGAAGTCAAATATGGAGTCACGTCAACATATGATGCCAGCCTTTCCATGTATAC TGTGCCACTGGAGAAGGGCAACACCGACACGTTTCGTCAGAGGGAGGCGCGCGCCGCTCGCCTGGCCAACGAGATCGAGGCCAGCCCCCAGTATCGCCATCGCGTCGGCCTTGAAAATGATGAGGGCAAAAGCGAGGAGGACAAATACAGTGCCGTGGTGCGCGACGGCAACGACCGCGAGAGGGGTCGGGAGAGCCCCCGCGACCGAGAGCAGCGCGAAAGGGGCCGAGACAGCCCCGGGGCCAACaccag GGATGGCAAATACATTCCATTACCTCAGCGACAGAGAGAGATGAACCGGGAGCGAGCCGAGCGAGGTCCCGGCGGGCCCCCGCCCCACAACCGTCTAAGCGGGGGTTATCGGTCCAACCCtgcgtcgtcctcctcctcctcccccagagCCCCACTGCCCTCCGCTGCTGGACCGCAGTCCGGCGCCTCCCCGTCAGAGAGAAACAGCCCCCTGTCGGGCCGAGGTGGAGCCTACCCGCCCCACCACCCCCAGGGGAGCCCGAGCCCCAACTCCGGCCCCGCCGGCCCGTACGCGCCGGCCCCTCAAGGAGGACCAGCGGCCTCGGCTTCCGCCGCTCCGTCGCCATCCAGCCCCCCTGCTCCCCACGGACACGGGGTCCCTCATTCCCACTCGCTGTCTGACACCGGGCGGCCCGTCAATGGAG tCTCTATGAGAACTTCTCCTAAAGCCCAAAGACCTCCACAGTCGGGCAGAACAGTCCGTACTTCGAACTCTCATGCTCAGTCCACAG CTGCTCGTTCTCCTAAATCAGGTTCTTCCCAGGACACGCCTTATTTGGACACCTCGTCCGTCTCTATGCCTCCCATGAAGACGTCTGGCCCCGCCCCTCTCTTCCCTGTCGATG TGAATGAGATTCTTGGTGCAGCTGCAAAGGAACGCGCCGCAGAGAGTCTGAACAGCACCGAGGACGGCAAGAACACTAAAG ccCCCTCTGTTCAGCAAAGGTCGCAGATTGAGGAGCTGCGTAAATTTGGCAAGGAATTCAGG CTCCAGCCGAGTGGAGGCAGCGGCAGTTCGCCCAGCTCCCCGGCGGCAGCGACTCCGCCTGCCGTCTGTGACGTCGCTACACCCGGCGGCGCCCAGCCCTCGCCATCGGACGCCCACCCCGCCTCGGAGCCCAAAACCCAGACTCCGACTCACAGTCCTTCCCAGCACCCACCTCAACCTTCCCCGGGCGCCGCCGTGGACGCCGCAACGACACCCGGCGCCACGACAAGCGCCAGCCCGACACCCGCTTCAGACAGGCACTCGCCAGCCAACCCGCGGCCAGCCAGGACCCCGGGCAGCGAGGAGGCCAGGTCCGAGTTACCGGAGCGGACGGAGGGCGTGCCGGA CCAAGTGAAGAAATCGACCTTAAACCCCAACGCTAAAGAGTTCAACCCCATTAAACCTCTAATGCCGATG GCGAAGCCCAACACTGCGCCAACCCCCCCTCGGCCAACTCCTCCCAGCCCGGTGGTCCTTCAGCACCCAGGCGGACAGGGACAACTGTACAACGCCCCCTACCTCTCCTACATCCACTCTGTGCAG CCCCCACAAATGTACCAGTACACCATGTCTGCTGTCAGCCAGGGAAAATTCCCCAGGACCAAAG gaccCGTCGTGGCGCAGCGCTCTGATCACGGCTCTGCAGGACAGCCCAtgctgcaggctgcagcgtcAGCGACTGGGGCCCAGATGGTAGCGTCGCCCTACCCTCAGTCCTACCTTCAGTACAACCCACAGCAGTACAGCCAGCAGCAGGTCATCCAGGCCATGGCGCCGTACCCCGGACAG CCGATGTACTCCATGCTGCAAGGTGGAGCGAGGATGATCAGTCAAGGTGGGGGTCCCCACCCGCAAGCCATGGGTCCACCCGGAGGCCCCCAGTTCTCTACGCAGGGAGACGGATCTCAGGGACCGCAGCAGGGAATCTACG CTCCACAGTCCTTCGCCCACCACGCGGGACAAGTCCATCAGCCGCAGCCCTCCAGCACCCCGACAGGCAACCAGCAGCCTCCCCAGCACGCTGCGCCTAGTCCTGGTCAG aaTGCCCAGTCAGGCCCACAGCCCCAGTCCATGTACCACTCCGGTCCCCTTTCAGCACCTACCCCACCCAACATGCCGCAGGGCCACACGTCTCCACAAGGCTCTTTCCCCATTCAGGGCTACAGCATCCACAGCCACCAGGGAATCCCACAGACGTACCCCCTCGGACAGATAACGCAG gcccacGTACAGGGAGCCATGCAGGGCCCCCACCACTCGGGGAGCCACGGTCAGCCCCAGTTGGTGATGTTGCAGCCGCCTCCTCAGCAGGGCCCCGGCTCGGTGCCCCAGCATCCCCAGCATGGGCCGCAGCAAGGAGCGCACCAACACTTCTACATCGGACACCCGCAAG CATTCATCAGTGAAAACACTTGGCGTCGCTGA
- the LOC120819068 gene encoding ataxin-2-like protein isoform X2, which produces MLKQQPGSGGRKASNGTSGPVGMSPPVSGINSGNRAPAGRNRTSVKPTFQSPPVFEGVYNNARMLHFLTAVVGSTCDIRVKNGSVFEGIFKTLSSRCELAVDAVHRRSEEESSTSLLPRREDITDTMIFNPSDIVTMICKDVDLNFATKDTFTDTAISSTRVNGEHKEKVLQRWEGGDSNGESYDLENDASNGWDANEMFRFNEVKYGVTSTYDASLSMYTVPLEKGNTDTFRQREARAARLANEIEASPQYRHRVGLENDEGKSEEDKYSAVVRDGNDRERGRESPRDREQRERGRDSPGANTRDGKYIPLPQRQREMNRERAERGPGGPPPHNRLSGGYRSNPASSSSSSPRAPLPSAAGPQSGASPSERNSPLSGRGGAYPPHHPQGSPSPNSGPAGPYAPAPQGGPAASASAAPSPSSPPAPHGHGVPHSHSLSDTGRPVNGVSMRTSPKAQRPPQSGRTVRTSNSHAQSTAARSPKSGSSQDTPYLDTSSVSMPPMKTSGPAPLFPVDVNEILGAAAKERAAESLNSTEDGKNTKAPSVQQRSQIEELRKFGKEFRLQPSGGSGSSPSSPAAATPPAVCDVATPGGAQPSPSDAHPASEPKTQTPTHSPSQHPPQPSPGAAVDAATTPGATTSASPTPASDRHSPANPRPARTPGSEEARSELPERTEGVPDQVKKSTLNPNAKEFNPIKPLMPMAKPNTAPTPPRPTPPSPVVLQHPGGQGQLYNAPYLSYIHSVQPPQMYQYTMSAVSQGKFPRTKGPVVAQRSDHGSAGQPMLQAAASATGAQMVASPYPQSYLQYNPQQYSQQQVIQAMAPYPGQLFSPPLQPMYSMLQGGARMISQGGGPHPQAMGPPGGPQFSTQGDGSQGPQQGIYAPQSFAHHAGQVHQPQPSSTPTGNQQPPQHAAPSPGQNAQSGPQPQSMYHSGPLSAPTPPNMPQGHTSPQGSFPIQGYSIHSHQGIPQTYPLGQITQAHVQGAMQGPHHSGSHGQPQLVMLQPPPQQGPGSVPQHPQHGPQQGAHQHFYIGHPQAMQLQAHPAPFHQPGN; this is translated from the exons GAATCGGACTTCTGTAAAGCCAACATTCCAGTCCCCTCCT GTGTTCGAGGGTGTGTACAACAATGCCAGAATGCTTCACTTCCTCACCGCTGTTGTC GGTTCCACCTGTGACATAAGAGTGAAGAACGGCAGTGTATTTGAAGGCATATTCAAGACACTCAGTTCTCGG TGCGAGTTGGCTGTGGACGCTGTGCACAGACGCAGCGAAGAGGAGAGCTCAACATCACTTCTGCCACGGAGAGAGGATATCACTGACACCATGATCTTCAACCCCTCAGACATTGTGACTATGATCTGCAAAGATGTTGACCTCAACTTTGCTACCAAAg aCACCTTCACGGACACAGCCATCAGCTCCACTCGCGTCAATGGTGAACACAAGGAGAAGGTTTTGCAGAGATGGGAGGGAGGAGACAGCAATGGAGAGAGTTACGATCTGGAAAACGATGCA TCCAATGGCTGGGATGCCAATGAGATGTTCCGTTTCAATGAAGTCAAATATGGAGTCACGTCAACATATGATGCCAGCCTTTCCATGTATAC TGTGCCACTGGAGAAGGGCAACACCGACACGTTTCGTCAGAGGGAGGCGCGCGCCGCTCGCCTGGCCAACGAGATCGAGGCCAGCCCCCAGTATCGCCATCGCGTCGGCCTTGAAAATGATGAGGGCAAAAGCGAGGAGGACAAATACAGTGCCGTGGTGCGCGACGGCAACGACCGCGAGAGGGGTCGGGAGAGCCCCCGCGACCGAGAGCAGCGCGAAAGGGGCCGAGACAGCCCCGGGGCCAACaccag GGATGGCAAATACATTCCATTACCTCAGCGACAGAGAGAGATGAACCGGGAGCGAGCCGAGCGAGGTCCCGGCGGGCCCCCGCCCCACAACCGTCTAAGCGGGGGTTATCGGTCCAACCCtgcgtcgtcctcctcctcctcccccagagCCCCACTGCCCTCCGCTGCTGGACCGCAGTCCGGCGCCTCCCCGTCAGAGAGAAACAGCCCCCTGTCGGGCCGAGGTGGAGCCTACCCGCCCCACCACCCCCAGGGGAGCCCGAGCCCCAACTCCGGCCCCGCCGGCCCGTACGCGCCGGCCCCTCAAGGAGGACCAGCGGCCTCGGCTTCCGCCGCTCCGTCGCCATCCAGCCCCCCTGCTCCCCACGGACACGGGGTCCCTCATTCCCACTCGCTGTCTGACACCGGGCGGCCCGTCAATGGAG tCTCTATGAGAACTTCTCCTAAAGCCCAAAGACCTCCACAGTCGGGCAGAACAGTCCGTACTTCGAACTCTCATGCTCAGTCCACAG CTGCTCGTTCTCCTAAATCAGGTTCTTCCCAGGACACGCCTTATTTGGACACCTCGTCCGTCTCTATGCCTCCCATGAAGACGTCTGGCCCCGCCCCTCTCTTCCCTGTCGATG TGAATGAGATTCTTGGTGCAGCTGCAAAGGAACGCGCCGCAGAGAGTCTGAACAGCACCGAGGACGGCAAGAACACTAAAG ccCCCTCTGTTCAGCAAAGGTCGCAGATTGAGGAGCTGCGTAAATTTGGCAAGGAATTCAGG CTCCAGCCGAGTGGAGGCAGCGGCAGTTCGCCCAGCTCCCCGGCGGCAGCGACTCCGCCTGCCGTCTGTGACGTCGCTACACCCGGCGGCGCCCAGCCCTCGCCATCGGACGCCCACCCCGCCTCGGAGCCCAAAACCCAGACTCCGACTCACAGTCCTTCCCAGCACCCACCTCAACCTTCCCCGGGCGCCGCCGTGGACGCCGCAACGACACCCGGCGCCACGACAAGCGCCAGCCCGACACCCGCTTCAGACAGGCACTCGCCAGCCAACCCGCGGCCAGCCAGGACCCCGGGCAGCGAGGAGGCCAGGTCCGAGTTACCGGAGCGGACGGAGGGCGTGCCGGA CCAAGTGAAGAAATCGACCTTAAACCCCAACGCTAAAGAGTTCAACCCCATTAAACCTCTAATGCCGATG GCGAAGCCCAACACTGCGCCAACCCCCCCTCGGCCAACTCCTCCCAGCCCGGTGGTCCTTCAGCACCCAGGCGGACAGGGACAACTGTACAACGCCCCCTACCTCTCCTACATCCACTCTGTGCAG CCCCCACAAATGTACCAGTACACCATGTCTGCTGTCAGCCAGGGAAAATTCCCCAGGACCAAAG gaccCGTCGTGGCGCAGCGCTCTGATCACGGCTCTGCAGGACAGCCCAtgctgcaggctgcagcgtcAGCGACTGGGGCCCAGATGGTAGCGTCGCCCTACCCTCAGTCCTACCTTCAGTACAACCCACAGCAGTACAGCCAGCAGCAGGTCATCCAGGCCATGGCGCCGTACCCCGGACAG ctcttttctccccctcttcagCCGATGTACTCCATGCTGCAAGGTGGAGCGAGGATGATCAGTCAAGGTGGGGGTCCCCACCCGCAAGCCATGGGTCCACCCGGAGGCCCCCAGTTCTCTACGCAGGGAGACGGATCTCAGGGACCGCAGCAGGGAATCTACG CTCCACAGTCCTTCGCCCACCACGCGGGACAAGTCCATCAGCCGCAGCCCTCCAGCACCCCGACAGGCAACCAGCAGCCTCCCCAGCACGCTGCGCCTAGTCCTGGTCAG aaTGCCCAGTCAGGCCCACAGCCCCAGTCCATGTACCACTCCGGTCCCCTTTCAGCACCTACCCCACCCAACATGCCGCAGGGCCACACGTCTCCACAAGGCTCTTTCCCCATTCAGGGCTACAGCATCCACAGCCACCAGGGAATCCCACAGACGTACCCCCTCGGACAGATAACGCAG gcccacGTACAGGGAGCCATGCAGGGCCCCCACCACTCGGGGAGCCACGGTCAGCCCCAGTTGGTGATGTTGCAGCCGCCTCCTCAGCAGGGCCCCGGCTCGGTGCCCCAGCATCCCCAGCATGGGCCGCAGCAAGGAGCGCACCAACACTTCTACATCGGACACCCGCAAG caATGCAGCTACAAGCGCACCCCGCTCCCTTCCATCAGCCCGGAAACTAA